A genomic region of Oncorhynchus mykiss isolate Arlee chromosome 16, USDA_OmykA_1.1, whole genome shotgun sequence contains the following coding sequences:
- the LOC118939509 gene encoding interferon-induced protein with tetratricopeptide repeats 5-like, with the protein MWVVFLSVIISILLPSFSAIDCKMSASVTTDMEVKLKALECHFTWGIEKDDIKDRDSLPEKLLDRIMKFSTLNHAIYFNLLAFLSHLEENNVSALEYLHKAESALKNRQDDTELLVTYANFAWVHYHSGNMNDVDAYIGKLENINKGVTTAIQGSLPSIHGEKAWSFLRLGGLFYLGAKESFQKALKEEPDNASFNVGYAMVLYRLEGLAMDGTERLAHTEGATQLRKALSLEPDNTEIMVLLAVQLQNQSRHESMKLIKEALRLSPDVPHVTYYLAQYCRHADINETLEVLEEAVKLSVNSPFMHYQIGLCHKQQFHQMSEQKREGRWVNARQIREKMELCIHHFSRAVELKPSNVQFRLNLAEAYGDNYQLEEAMKIFTILLKDESLSDSDKQQCHSCFGRFLYYKKKDVYGAVTQFKKAYQIPIESWHRNKARKILMQIAEWCQTKKKTVGDASEILEFLAIEDKKGRNAEEPRRVEVHSSDTDDLTDALGKGMKLI; encoded by the exons ATGTGGGTAGTGTTTCTGAGTGTTATTATCTCAATACTGTTGCCTTCCTTCTCTGCCATTGACTGTAAAATGAG CGCTTCTGTCACAACAGATATGGAAGTGAAGCTGAAAGCACTTGAGTGTCACTTTACATGGGGAATAGAAAAGGATGACATCAAGGACCGGGACAGCCTCCCTGAAAAACTTCTGGATCGCATCATGAAGTTCAGCACTCTGAACCATGCCATATATTTCAACTTACTAGCCTTTCTGAGCCACCTGGAGGAAAACAATGTTAGTGCTCTTGAGTATCTCCACAAGGCTGAGAGTGCATTGAAGAATAGACAGGATGATACAGAGTTACTGGTAACCTATGCTAACTTTGCATGGGTTCACTATCACTCAGGGAACATGAATGATGTGGATGCCTACATTGGAAAGCTGGAAAACATCAATAAGGGTGTTACGACTGCTATTCAAGGCAGCTTACCTTCAATACATGGTGAGAAGGCTTGGAGTTTTCTAAGGCTTGGGGGACTATTTTATTTGGGGGCAAAGGAGAGCTTTCAGAAAGCTCTTAAGGAAGAACCAGACAATGCATCCTTCAATGTGGGCTATGCCATGGTCCTGTACAGGTTGGAGGGATTAGCCATGGATGGAACAGAGAGATTGGCGCATACTGAAGGTGCTACTCAGCTAAGGAAAGCCTTATCCTTAGAGCCCGATAACACTGAAATCATGGTCCTACTAGCTGTGCAGCTTCAAAACCAAAGTCGACATGAGTCCATGAAACTCATCAAAGAGGCCCTCAGACTGTCTCCTGACGTGCCTCACGTCACATATTACTTGGCCCAGTATTGCAGGCATGCGGACATCAATGAGACCCTGGAGGTTTTGGAGGAAGCTGTCAAACTGTCTGTAAACTCCCCCTTCATGCATTACCAAATCGGCCTGTGTCACAAACAGCAGTTCCACCAGATGTCTGAGCAGAAGAGGGAAGGGAGATGGGTCAACGCACGCCAGATAAGAGAGAAGATGGAGCTCTGCATCCATCACTTCTCCAGAGCTGTGGAACTGAAGCCATCCAACGTCCAATTCAGGTTGAACCTGGCTGAGGCTTACGGAGACAACTACCAGCTGGAGGAGGCGATGAAGATCTTCACcatcctgctgaaagatgagtcCCTTAGTGACTCAGACAAGCAGCAATGCCACTCCTGTTTCGGACGGTTTCTGTACTACAAGAAGAAAGACGTGTATGGTGCTGTGACCCAGTTCAAAAAGGCCTACCAGATTCCGATTGAGAGTTGGCACAGGAATAAGGCTAGGAAGATACTGATGCAGATAGCAGAGTGGTGTCAGACTAAAAAGAAGACAGTTGGTGATGCCTCTGAGATTTTGGAATTCCTCGCAATTGAAGACAAAAAAGGCAGGAATGCTGAAGAGCCAAGGAGAGTCGAGGTGCACTCTTCAGACACAGATGACCTTACAGATGCCCTAGGCAAAGGAATGAAACTGATATGA
- the LOC118939511 gene encoding interferon-induced protein with tetratricopeptide repeats 5-like, with the protein MWVVFLSVIISILLPSFSAIDCKMSASVTTDMEVKLKALECHFTWGIEKDDIKDRDSLPEKLLDRIMKFSTLNHAIYFNLLAFLSHLEENNVSALEYLHKAESALKNRQDDTELLVTYANFAWVHYHSGNMNDVDAYIGKLENINKGVTTAIQGSLPSIHGEKAWSFLRLGGLFYLGAKESFQKALKEEPDNASFNVGYAMVLYRLEGLAMDGTERLAHTEGATQLRKALSLEPDNTEIMVLLAVQLQNQSRHESMKLIKEALRLSPDVPHVTYYLAQYCRHADINETLEVLEEAVELSVNSPFMHYQIGLCHKQQFHQMSEQKREGRWVNARQIREKMELCIHHFSRAVELKPSNVQFRLNLAEAYGDNYQLEEAMKIFTILLKDESLSDSDKQQCHSCFGRFLYYKKKDVYGAVTQFKKAYQIPIESWHRNKARKILMQIAEWCQTKKKTVGDASEILEFLAIEDKKGRNAEEPRRVEVHSSDTDDLTDALGKGMKLI; encoded by the exons ATGTGGGTAGTGTTTCTGAGTGTTATTATCTCAATACTGTTGCCTTCCTTCTCTGCCATTGACTGTAAAATGAG CGCTTCTGTCACAACAGATATGGAAGTGAAGCTGAAAGCACTTGAGTGTCACTTTACATGGGGAATAGAAAAGGATGACATCAAGGACCGGGACAGCCTCCCTGAAAAACTTCTGGATCGCATCATGAAGTTCAGCACTCTGAACCATGCCATATATTTCAACTTACTAGCCTTTCTGAGCCACCTGGAGGAAAACAATGTTAGTGCTCTTGAGTATCTCCACAAGGCTGAGAGTGCATTGAAGAATAGACAGGATGATACAGAGTTACTGGTAACCTATGCTAACTTTGCATGGGTTCACTATCACTCAGGGAACATGAATGATGTGGATGCCTACATTGGAAAGCTGGAAAACATCAATAAGGGTGTTACGACTGCTATTCAAGGCAGCTTACCTTCAATACATGGTGAGAAGGCTTGGAGTTTTCTAAGGCTTGGGGGACTATTTTATTTGGGGGCAAAGGAGAGCTTTCAGAAAGCTCTTAAGGAAGAACCAGACAATGCATCCTTCAATGTGGGCTATGCCATGGTCCTGTACAGGTTGGAGGGATTAGCCATGGATGGAACAGAGAGATTGGCGCATACTGAAGGTGCTACTCAGCTAAGGAAAGCCTTATCCTTAGAGCCCGATAACACTGAAATCATGGTCCTACTAGCTGTGCAGCTTCAAAACCAAAGTCGACATGAGTCCATGAAACTCATCAAAGAGGCCCTCAGACTGTCTCCTGACGTGCCTCACGTCACATATTACTTGGCCCAGTATTGCAGGCATGCGGACATCAATGAGACCCTGGAGGTTTTGGAGGAAGCTGTCGAACTGTCTGTAAACTCCCCCTTCATGCATTACCAAATCGGCCTGTGTCACAAACAGCAGTTCCACCAGATGTCTGAGCAGAAGAGGGAAGGGAGATGGGTCAACGCACGCCAGATAAGAGAGAAGATGGAGCTCTGCATCCATCACTTCTCCAGAGCTGTGGAACTGAAGCCATCCAACGTCCAATTCAGGTTGAACCTGGCTGAGGCTTACGGAGACAACTACCAGCTGGAGGAGGCGATGAAGATCTTCACcatcctgctgaaagatgagtcCCTTAGTGACTCAGACAAGCAGCAATGCCACTCCTGTTTCGGACGGTTTCTGTACTACAAGAAGAAAGACGTGTATGGTGCTGTGACCCAGTTCAAAAAGGCCTACCAGATTCCGATTGAGAGTTGGCACAGGAATAAGGCTAGGAAGATACTGATGCAGATAGCAGAGTGGTGTCAGACTAAAAAGAAGACAGTTGGTGATGCCTCTGAGATTTTGGAATTCCTCGCAATTGAAGACAAAAAAGGCAGGAATGCTGAAGAGCCAAGGAGAGTCGAGGTGCACTCTTCAGACACAGATGACCTTACAGATGCCCTAGGCAAAGGAATGAAACTGATATGA
- the LOC110491392 gene encoding interferon-induced protein with tetratricopeptide repeats 5-like: MWVVFLSVIISILLPSFSAIDCKMSASVTTDMEVKLKALECHFTWGIEKDDIKDRDSLPEKLLDRIMKFSTLNHAIYFNLLAFLSHLEENNVSALEYLHKAESALKNRQDDTELLVTYANFAWVHYHSGNMNDVDAYIGKLENINKGVTTAIQGSLPSIHGEKAWSFLRLGGLFYLGAKESFQKALKEEPDNASFNVGYAMVLYRLEGLAMDGTERLAHTEGATQLRKALSLEPDNTEIMVLLAVQLQNQSRHESMKLIKEALRLSPDVPHVTYYLAQYCRHADINETLEVLEEAVKLSVNSPFMHYQIGLCHKQQFHQMSEQKREGRWVNARQIREKMELCIHHFSRAVELKPSNVQFRLNLAEAYGDNYQLEEAMKIFTILLKDESLSDSDKQQCHSCFGRFLYYKKKDVYGAVTQFKKAYQIPIESWHRNKARKILMQIAEWCQTKKKTVGDASEILEFLAIEDKKGRNAEEPRRVEVHSSDTDDLTDALGKGMKLI; this comes from the exons ATGTGGGTAGTGTTTCTGAGTGTTATTATCTCAATACTGTTGCCTTCCTTCTCTGCCATTGACTGTAAAATGAG CGCTTCTGTCACAACAGATATGGAAGTGAAGCTGAAAGCACTTGAGTGTCACTTTACATGGGGAATAGAAAAGGATGACATCAAGGACCGGGACAGCCTCCCTGAAAAACTTCTGGATCGCATCATGAAGTTCAGCACTCTGAACCATGCCATATATTTCAACTTACTAGCCTTTCTGAGCCACCTGGAGGAAAACAATGTTAGTGCTCTTGAGTATCTCCACAAGGCTGAGAGTGCATTGAAGAATAGACAGGATGATACAGAGTTACTGGTAACCTATGCTAACTTTGCATGGGTTCACTATCACTCAGGGAACATGAATGATGTGGATGCCTACATTGGAAAGCTGGAAAACATCAATAAGGGTGTTACGACTGCTATTCAAGGCAGCTTACCTTCAATACATGGTGAGAAGGCTTGGAGTTTTCTAAGGCTTGGGGGGCTATTTTATTTGGGGGCAAAGGAGAGCTTTCAGAAAGCTCTTAAGGAAGAACCAGACAATGCATCCTTCAACGTGGGCTATGCCATGGTCCTGTACAGGTTGGAGGGATTAGCCATGGATGGAACAGAGAGATTGGCGCATACTGAAGGTGCTACTCAGCTAAGGAAAGCCTTATCCTTAGAGCCCGATAACACTGAAATCATGGTCCTACTAGCTGTGCAGCTTCAAAACCAAAGTCGACATGAGTCCATGAAACTCATCAAAGAGGCCCTCAGACTGTCTCCTGACGTGCCTCACGTCACATATTACTTGGCCCAGTATTGCAGGCATGCGGACATCAATGAGACCCTGGAGGTTTTGGAGGAAGCTGTCAAACTGTCTGTAAACTCCCCCTTCATGCATTACCAAATCGGCCTGTGTCACAAACAGCAGTTCCACCAGATGTCTGAGCAGAAGAGGGAAGGGAGATGGGTCAACGCACGCCAGATAAGAGAGAAGATGGAGCTCTGCATCCATCACTTCTCCAGAGCTGTGGAACTGAAGCCATCCAACGTCCAATTCAGGTTGAACCTGGCTGAGGCTTACGGAGACAACTACCAGCTGGAGGAGGCGATGAAGATCTTCACcatcctgctgaaagatgagtcCCTTAGTGACTCAGACAAGCAGCAATGCCACTCCTGTTTCGGACGGTTTCTGTACTACAAGAAGAAAGACGTGTATGGTGCTGTGACCCAGTTCAAAAAGGCCTACCAGATTCCGATTGAGAGTTGGCACAGAAATAAGGCTAGGAAGATACTGATGCAGATAGCAGAGTGGTGTCAGACTAAAAAGAAGACAGTTGGTGATGCCTCTGAGATTTTGGAATTCCTCGCAATTGAAGACAAAAAAGGCAGGAATGCTGAAGAGCCAAGGAGAGTCGAGGTGCACTCTTCAGACACAGATGACCTTACAGATGCCCTAGGCAAAGGAATGAAACTGATATGA